A section of the Chryseobacterium scophthalmum genome encodes:
- a CDS encoding T9SS type A sorting domain-containing protein, producing the protein MKKHLFPIILLLLGNTINAQQDFFALAGKDSPRIEFNDFRAMNSDGTSGENIFGVSSEAKVVSQSRKTAITEDKTSYNHAQSMNLAALALDSSGNNLVYMPMFSSNIYVLNQKTKEITLVENTVARVTSCDINSHITRMATGYDGNIYAINNAGTQFIQISKKNNQYVVNDLGIIKDDASNGKNSFTAMETGFGGDMIADADNNFYVFAASGNVFKVSTKELKAKFVGKITGLPEAYSVNGAAVNSKGKVVIASAKGAALYELNLNNLEAKQLPGEQNLHIYDLASKYFANDRIAAVNTLANIDIYPTKVDEQTITVNVNDKAVKGNIKVNIFDVSGKSVMSTTLSVKDGNLNQQIQLRNLVTGTYVVSITEESGKNLLSKKILVTK; encoded by the coding sequence ATGAAAAAACATTTATTCCCTATTATCTTATTATTACTTGGAAATACAATTAATGCGCAACAAGATTTTTTTGCATTGGCAGGAAAAGATTCTCCAAGAATTGAGTTTAATGATTTCCGCGCAATGAATTCAGACGGAACTTCCGGTGAAAATATTTTCGGAGTTTCTTCAGAGGCAAAAGTGGTTTCCCAATCTAGAAAAACAGCAATTACAGAAGATAAAACTTCTTATAATCATGCTCAGTCGATGAATTTGGCTGCTTTAGCTTTAGATTCTTCAGGCAATAATTTGGTGTATATGCCAATGTTTTCGTCTAATATATATGTTCTAAATCAGAAAACAAAAGAAATTACTTTAGTTGAAAATACTGTGGCAAGAGTTACTTCTTGTGATATCAATTCTCATATTACAAGAATGGCAACCGGTTATGATGGAAATATTTATGCAATCAATAATGCAGGAACGCAATTTATTCAAATCAGTAAAAAGAACAATCAATACGTTGTAAATGATCTTGGTATTATTAAAGATGATGCTTCGAACGGCAAAAATTCTTTTACTGCGATGGAAACAGGTTTTGGTGGCGATATGATTGCTGATGCAGATAATAACTTCTACGTTTTTGCAGCTTCTGGAAATGTATTTAAAGTTTCAACGAAAGAATTAAAGGCAAAATTTGTAGGTAAAATTACAGGTTTGCCTGAAGCGTATTCTGTGAATGGAGCAGCAGTAAATTCTAAAGGAAAAGTAGTGATTGCAAGCGCAAAAGGAGCTGCTTTGTATGAATTGAATCTTAATAACTTGGAAGCAAAGCAACTTCCAGGTGAACAGAATTTGCATATTTATGATTTGGCAAGTAAATACTTTGCAAACGACAGAATCGCTGCTGTAAATACTTTGGCGAATATTGATATTTATCCAACAAAAGTTGATGAACAAACGATTACGGTGAATGTAAATGATAAGGCTGTTAAAGGAAATATTAAAGTGAATATTTTTGATGTTTCAGGAAAATCGGTGATGTCAACAACTTTATCTGTAAAAGACGGAAACCTTAATCAGCAGATTCAGCTTAGAAATCTGGTAACCGGAACTTATGTGGTGAGCATCACAGAAGAATCTGGTAAAAACTTATTGTCTAAGAAAATTTTGGTTACTAAGTAA
- the folE gene encoding GTP cyclohydrolase I FolE, with translation MVDFTDNDDDIFTGKEHTPIREDAFEKSPQEKIEKITELFGEIMETLGLDMTDDSLKDSPKRVAKMYVNEIFGGLLPENKPGISTFSNKYKYRQMLVEKDITVYSFCEHHFLPIIGRAHVAYISNGEVIGLSKINRIVDYYAKRPQVQERLTMQIVDALKEALGTKDVACIIDAKHLCVNCRGIKDTASSTITAELSGIFRTNPITRQEFLHYVGSHAKLDY, from the coding sequence ATGGTTGATTTTACCGATAACGATGATGATATTTTTACAGGAAAAGAGCATACGCCAATCCGTGAAGATGCTTTTGAGAAATCGCCACAGGAAAAAATAGAAAAAATTACCGAGCTTTTTGGTGAGATTATGGAAACATTAGGTCTTGATATGACCGATGATTCTTTAAAAGATTCTCCGAAAAGAGTTGCGAAAATGTATGTTAACGAAATTTTTGGAGGTTTACTTCCAGAAAACAAACCCGGAATTTCTACCTTTTCAAACAAGTACAAATACCGCCAAATGTTGGTAGAAAAAGATATTACGGTTTACTCTTTCTGCGAACATCATTTTTTACCGATTATAGGAAGGGCACATGTTGCTTATATTTCAAACGGTGAGGTAATTGGTCTTTCAAAAATCAACAGAATTGTAGATTATTATGCAAAAAGACCGCAGGTTCAGGAGAGATTGACCATGCAAATTGTTGATGCTTTAAAAGAAGCATTGGGAACAAAAGATGTTGCGTGTATTATTGATGCTAAACATCTTTGTGTAAATTGCAGAGGAATAAAAGATACGGCAAGTTCTACAATTACGGCAGAATTGAGTGGGATTTTCAGAACCAATCCTATTACAAGACAGGAGTTTCTGCATTATGTAGGAAGCCATGCAAAACTGGATTATTAA
- a CDS encoding 4-alpha-glucanotransferase: MKLYFNIEYHAKPGERLELIVDEKDSAARSYMMFHTENGLWKCEVDFFSKSIAYKYQLKDERGNILREEFVLHHLGFPHNYKEFLIFDEWNSKNFPENYLNNKILRNKLSQLVPRKISVLKKHTHLFRIEAPVYNPNWEIVLIGNTPSLGNWSYGNSIHLSQTDFGIWEASVDIPEIQLIQYKYAIFDQIKGKIIDIESGENRSTVPNQQNDVLQIVADHYFRFKSYQMYHDTGVAVPVFSLRTQDGFGVGEFSDLKKLADWADKASLGIIQILPINDTTANYSWTDSYPYAAVSVYALHPQYISIEDLDFELPKELVEEFHAKKSELNSLDLIDYEKMISAKWKYLKAVFNTEKEKIYKDRSFKKFIKDNEEWLLPYSAFCVLRDKYKTPNFNEWKTHKKYIAGKISPFFSAKNKDYDASMLHAWIQFQLHKQLKDAVDYIHGLGISLKGDLPIGIYRHSVEAWAEPDLFGMDFQAGAPPDQFTEIGQNWEFPTYNWEAMKADDYRWWKNRFKALEQYFDAMRIDHILGFFRIWRMPISATQGILGYFYPAVPVVLDEFKARHIPFDFERYCKPFINDEILWKYFGEETFKALQFINKNSDGTYQFKDEFNTQRKITDYFKDKSEVFFEKLISLCANVLFLTEEKNGETVYHPRFNVFKTESYQYLSDWERKSIYELYQDYFFKRQDYLWKEKAMEKLPILLNATDMLICGEDLGMVPDCVSEVMDELAIVALKVQRMPSGNIQFSNPKNAGYMNVVTASSHDSSTLRQWWKENPGSTQIYFNQQLNQNGKAPNDLEPYLAEIIMKQHLYNDAMLAIFPIQDFFAMDENLVNSKIENERINNPAVFPHYWRYRMHLNLENLTENVEFNQKISNWINESGRG, translated from the coding sequence ATGAAATTGTATTTTAATATTGAATATCATGCAAAACCAGGCGAGAGACTAGAACTTATTGTTGATGAAAAAGATTCTGCTGCCCGAAGCTACATGATGTTTCATACCGAAAATGGTTTGTGGAAATGTGAAGTAGATTTTTTTTCTAAATCAATTGCTTACAAATATCAGCTTAAAGACGAAAGAGGAAATATTTTGCGGGAAGAGTTTGTTCTGCATCATTTGGGTTTTCCTCACAACTATAAAGAGTTTTTAATTTTCGATGAATGGAACAGCAAAAACTTTCCGGAAAATTATCTGAACAATAAAATTTTAAGAAACAAACTTTCCCAATTAGTTCCACGAAAAATCTCGGTCTTAAAAAAACACACTCATTTATTCAGAATTGAAGCACCGGTTTATAATCCTAACTGGGAAATTGTTTTAATAGGAAATACACCTTCTTTAGGTAATTGGAGCTATGGAAATTCAATTCATTTATCTCAGACTGATTTCGGGATTTGGGAAGCTTCTGTTGATATTCCGGAAATTCAGCTTATTCAGTATAAATACGCCATTTTTGATCAAATAAAAGGAAAAATAATTGATATAGAAAGTGGTGAAAACAGGTCAACAGTTCCCAATCAACAGAATGATGTTTTGCAGATTGTAGCAGATCATTATTTCAGATTTAAATCCTATCAAATGTATCACGATACAGGTGTTGCAGTTCCTGTTTTTTCTTTAAGAACTCAAGATGGTTTTGGTGTAGGAGAATTTTCTGATTTAAAAAAACTGGCAGATTGGGCAGATAAAGCTTCTTTAGGGATTATTCAGATTTTGCCGATTAATGATACTACAGCCAATTATTCGTGGACAGATTCGTATCCTTACGCGGCAGTTTCGGTGTATGCTTTACATCCACAATATATTTCTATTGAAGATCTTGATTTTGAATTACCGAAAGAATTAGTTGAAGAGTTTCATGCAAAAAAATCAGAATTAAATTCTTTAGATTTAATTGATTACGAAAAAATGATTTCCGCAAAATGGAAATATCTAAAAGCTGTTTTCAATACCGAAAAAGAAAAGATTTATAAAGACAGAAGTTTCAAAAAGTTTATCAAAGATAATGAAGAATGGCTTTTACCCTATTCTGCATTTTGTGTTTTGAGAGATAAATACAAAACACCGAATTTCAACGAGTGGAAAACCCATAAAAAATATATTGCAGGTAAAATTTCACCGTTTTTTTCAGCTAAAAATAAAGATTATGATGCTTCGATGCTTCATGCATGGATCCAGTTTCAGCTTCATAAACAATTAAAAGATGCTGTTGATTATATTCATGGTTTAGGAATTTCGTTAAAAGGAGATTTACCGATCGGCATTTATAGACATTCTGTTGAAGCATGGGCGGAACCTGATTTATTCGGAATGGATTTCCAAGCAGGAGCACCTCCGGATCAGTTTACGGAAATCGGGCAGAATTGGGAATTTCCGACTTACAACTGGGAAGCGATGAAAGCAGATGATTACAGGTGGTGGAAAAATAGATTCAAAGCGTTAGAACAGTATTTTGATGCGATGAGAATCGATCATATTTTAGGATTTTTCAGAATATGGAGAATGCCAATTTCTGCAACTCAGGGAATTTTAGGATATTTTTACCCCGCCGTTCCTGTTGTTTTAGATGAATTTAAAGCAAGGCACATTCCTTTTGATTTTGAAAGATATTGTAAACCTTTCATTAATGATGAAATTCTGTGGAAATATTTTGGAGAAGAAACTTTTAAAGCTTTACAGTTTATCAATAAAAATTCAGACGGAACTTATCAATTTAAAGATGAGTTTAATACGCAAAGAAAGATTACCGATTATTTTAAAGATAAATCTGAAGTTTTTTTTGAAAAATTAATTTCACTATGTGCAAATGTTTTGTTTTTAACTGAAGAAAAAAATGGTGAAACTGTTTATCATCCGAGATTTAATGTTTTTAAAACTGAGTCTTATCAATATCTTTCTGATTGGGAAAGAAAATCGATTTACGAGCTTTATCAGGATTATTTTTTTAAAAGACAGGATTATTTGTGGAAAGAAAAAGCTATGGAGAAGCTTCCAATCCTCCTTAATGCAACAGATATGTTGATTTGTGGGGAAGATTTGGGGATGGTTCCGGATTGTGTATCTGAAGTGATGGATGAATTGGCGATTGTAGCATTGAAAGTTCAACGTATGCCTTCCGGAAATATTCAGTTTTCTAATCCTAAAAATGCAGGCTACATGAATGTGGTTACGGCTTCTTCGCATGATAGCTCAACGCTTCGTCAATGGTGGAAAGAAAATCCAGGATCTACGCAGATTTATTTTAATCAACAATTAAATCAAAATGGAAAAGCGCCCAATGATTTAGAACCTTATTTAGCCGAAATTATAATGAAACAGCATCTTTACAACGATGCAATGTTGGCAATTTTCCCTATTCAGGATTTCTTTGCAATGGATGAAAATTTAGTCAACTCGAAGATTGAGAATGAAAGAATTAATAATCCTGCAGTGTTTCCGCACTATTGGCGTTACAGAATGCATTTAAATCTTGAAAATTTAACAGAAAATGTAGAATTTAATCAAAAGATTTCAAATTGGATTAATGAAAGTGGAAGAGGTTGA
- the cysS gene encoding cysteine--tRNA ligase → MQLKIYNSLAGEKEIFKPILEGNVGMYVCGPTVYSNVHLGNVRTFLSFDFIYRSLTHLGYKVRYVRNITDAGHLTDDGDVNNDRFVKQTRLEKLEPMEIVQKYTVDFHKVLDMFNLLPPNIEPTATGHIVEQIELTQKLIETGFAYESNGSVYFDVLEYNNRGLNYGELSKRNIEELFANTRDLDGQGEKKNPQDFALWKKASPAHIMRWNSPWGEGFPGWHLECTAMSTKYLGETFDIHGGGMDLKFPHHECEIAQGKACNGASPVNYWMHANMLTMNSQRMSKSTGNYILPMQLVSGENDFFEKSFHPAIVRFCFLQAHYRSVLDISNDAMLASEKGFSRLMEALKILNSITPNDEKQSGFSVEDWKTKCYDALTDDFNSPVLIAHLFEAVKFIFALKDEKETISAKDLEDLKSTLNAFVFDVLGLQNIEENNNEKLDQTLQVLIELRNQARKSKNFDLSDQIRDKLLAEGIELKDGREGTTYVLN, encoded by the coding sequence ATGCAACTAAAAATATACAACTCTCTTGCGGGAGAAAAAGAAATATTTAAACCAATTTTAGAAGGAAATGTTGGAATGTACGTTTGTGGACCGACTGTTTACAGCAATGTGCATTTAGGAAATGTGCGAACTTTCCTTTCTTTTGATTTTATCTACAGAAGTTTAACGCATCTTGGTTATAAAGTAAGATATGTAAGAAATATTACTGATGCAGGTCACCTTACCGATGATGGAGATGTTAATAACGACCGTTTTGTAAAACAAACCCGACTAGAAAAATTGGAACCAATGGAAATTGTGCAGAAATATACTGTAGATTTTCACAAGGTTTTGGATATGTTCAATTTATTGCCTCCGAATATTGAGCCTACTGCAACCGGTCACATTGTAGAACAGATCGAGTTGACTCAGAAATTAATTGAAACAGGTTTTGCTTACGAAAGCAACGGTTCTGTTTATTTCGATGTTTTGGAATATAATAATAGAGGTTTAAACTACGGTGAACTTTCAAAACGTAACATCGAAGAACTTTTTGCCAACACAAGAGATTTAGACGGTCAAGGAGAAAAGAAGAATCCTCAGGATTTTGCATTATGGAAAAAAGCTTCTCCGGCGCATATTATGCGTTGGAACTCTCCTTGGGGAGAAGGTTTTCCGGGATGGCATCTTGAATGTACTGCGATGAGCACGAAATATTTAGGTGAAACTTTTGATATTCACGGTGGTGGAATGGATTTGAAATTTCCGCATCACGAATGTGAAATTGCACAGGGAAAAGCTTGCAACGGGGCTTCTCCGGTAAATTACTGGATGCACGCTAATATGTTGACAATGAATTCTCAACGTATGAGTAAGTCAACGGGTAATTATATTTTACCAATGCAGTTGGTTTCTGGTGAGAATGATTTTTTTGAAAAATCTTTTCACCCTGCAATTGTTCGTTTTTGCTTTTTACAGGCGCATTACAGAAGTGTTTTAGATATTTCTAATGATGCAATGTTGGCAAGTGAAAAAGGATTCAGTCGATTGATGGAAGCATTAAAAATATTAAATTCAATCACTCCGAATGATGAAAAACAGTCTGGTTTCAGTGTGGAAGATTGGAAAACAAAATGTTATGATGCTTTAACAGATGATTTCAATTCACCTGTCCTGATTGCTCATTTATTTGAAGCGGTGAAATTTATTTTTGCTTTAAAAGATGAAAAAGAAACGATTTCAGCTAAAGATCTTGAAGATTTAAAATCAACATTAAATGCTTTTGTTTTTGATGTGTTAGGATTGCAGAATATCGAAGAAAATAATAATGAAAAATTAGATCAGACCTTGCAGGTTTTAATTGAATTGAGAAATCAGGCAAGAAAATCTAAAAACTTTGACCTTTCAGACCAGATCAGAGATAAGCTTCTAGCTGAAGGAATTGAGCTGAAAGATGGAAGAGAAGGTACAACTTACGTTTTGAACTAG